The Gemmatimonadaceae bacterium genomic sequence CGGGGTACGTTCCCACTTGATGGCTTTGGCGGCGAGCGACTGCGCGTGCTCCTGCGCGAGCAGCGCCTTCACATCAGCGCGGTTCTTTTCCGCGGCGTCGATCGCGCTGCCGGCACTTGGCAGCTGCGCTTCGAAGGGGAGCGCGGCGAGCGAATCGGCCAGCTGCAGCGGCGCGTCGGCGGGCATGCCGATGACGCGCTTGAGTTCGAGGAGCGAGCGATCGCGATCGCTCCGCGCCGAGATGATCTGCGCGCGCACGCTCGCCAGCTGCGACTCGGCGCGCGTCACATCAAGGGCGATGCCGACGCCGGCCTGCAGCTGGTCGCGCGCAATGCGCACCAGATCGGCGGCGAGCGTGGAATCGGCGCGCCGCGCCGCGAGCTGTGCTTCGGCGCGTGCGGCCTTCACGTAGGCTGCGGCGGCCATCGCGGCGGCGCCCTCGGCTTGCGCGCTCACATCGGCGCTCGCGGCCTCGGTCGTCGCCTGCGCTGCGCGCCAGCTCTGATACTTGCCGAGGTCGAGCAGCGGCTGATTGAGCCGGTAGCGGAAGTCGATCGTGCGGACCGGGCCGATGATGTCGCCGTTCGGATTGAAGAGCGGCTTGCCGGTGGCCGGGTTGTTGAACGAGAAGGGGAAGGTGACCGAGTTGATCGTCGATTCCCCCTGCCGAATGCCGCCCGCGAGATCGGGGAGGAGCGTGCCGCGCCGCTGGAGGGCACGGGCACTCGCCTGCTCCACGCGCGTGCGGGCCACGTCGACCGCGCCGTTCTGCTTGGCGGCGAGTCGGGCAGCGTCGCCCATGGAGATCTTCGCGGGCGCAGCGGGGGTGGCGGGAGATTGAGCCGCCAGCGGCGAGGCAGCGGCCGCAAGCAGGAACAGGACCTTCTTCATGGCGTAAGCGCGTGAAAGAAAAACTCGAGCATTTCGTCGAGCACTTGGTCGTCGGAGCCGAGCCAGGGGTGGATCTGGCGCGCACTGCACCAGGCGCCGTGGCTCATCCAGAGGGCGGCGTACATGCGGGCGCCCACCATCGGGTCGATCGGGCGGAACTCGCCGCGCGCGATGCCGCGGGCAATGACACTCGCCACCAGCCGCCGGCCGCGGGCGACGACCTCCTGGCCGTAGAAGGCGTAGAGGTCGGGAAAGCGATGCAGCTCGGCGTGCACGACCCGGGTGAGCACCTGCTGGCGTTCGCCCCGCAGGTGGTGCCACCAGGCGCCGGCCATCAGGCGGAGCTGTTCGCGGGCGCTGATCTCGTCGCCCAGGTCATCCCGGGAGGTTTCGGCGGCCTGGAGGGCGTCGACGATGGTGACGCGGACCATCTCCCGAAAGAGCGCTTCCTTGTTGGGGAAGTAGAGGTAGATGGTCCCCTTGGCGACGCCGGCGCGCTTGGCGATGTCGTCCAGCCGGGCGCCCGCGAGGCCGCGCTCGCCGAACTCCTTGAAGGCGGCGTCGAGAATCTGGGACGGACGCGCCTCCGGATCGCGGCGGCGGGTCGAGGGCTCGGTGGAAACGATCATTGTGGTGAGAATTGTACTGACTGACTGGTCAGTTAGTCAATACCCCCAAAAAACCCGTCCACCCCAAACCTGAGAACCCCCAACCCCAAACTGATCAGTTCGGGGTTGGGGGTTCTCAGGTTCGGAGTGGACGGGTTGGGTTAGGCGACCGGACGGATCTCGGTG encodes the following:
- a CDS encoding TetR/AcrR family transcriptional regulator, with the translated sequence MIVSTEPSTRRRDPEARPSQILDAAFKEFGERGLAGARLDDIAKRAGVAKGTIYLYFPNKEALFREMVRVTIVDALQAAETSRDDLGDEISAREQLRLMAGAWWHHLRGERQQVLTRVVHAELHRFPDLYAFYGQEVVARGRRLVASVIARGIARGEFRPIDPMVGARMYAALWMSHGAWCSARQIHPWLGSDDQVLDEMLEFFFHALTP
- a CDS encoding TolC family protein, giving the protein MKKVLFLLAAAASPLAAQSPATPAAPAKISMGDAARLAAKQNGAVDVARTRVEQASARALQRRGTLLPDLAGGIRQGESTINSVTFPFSFNNPATGKPLFNPNGDIIGPVRTIDFRYRLNQPLLDLGKYQSWRAAQATTEAASADVSAQAEGAAAMAAAAYVKAARAEAQLAARRADSTLAADLVRIARDQLQAGVGIALDVTRAESQLASVRAQIISARSDRDRSLLELKRVIGMPADAPLQLADSLAALPFEAQLPSAGSAIDAAEKNRADVKALLAQEHAQSLAAKAIKWERTPQLGVAVEQGVIGKNTDRLLPTYTWGVQLSVGLFDGFRRETRLQEQVAAQRETDARLKDLRAQSALEVNSALIDLRAAQEQVEAVQERLRLAEQEVSQAQDRFKAGVSGNADVITALLSLNQARTLRNDALATYQAARVALAKAMGAASRLP